The window CGCGCTCTCGGGCTGCCGCAAGGGAGAAGTGGCGGCGCTCGCGGAACGGGGCGAGGTCGCGACAGCCCGCCAGAAGGTGGCGCTTTACCGCGACATCTTCGGCCGCGACGGCTTCTTCATCGAGCTGCAGCGCAACCTGGCCTACGAGGACGAGGCCCGCAACGAAGCCCTGGCGGGCCTCGCCCGCGAGTCCCGGCTGGGCATCGTCGCCACCAACAACGTCCACTACGACGTGCGCGAGCGTCACAGGGTGCACGACGTGCTGATCGCGGTCAGAGAGCACAAGACCCTCGAGGACGCGCGCCCTTACCTGCGTCCGAATTCGGAGTTCTACCTGAAGCCGCCGGCGGAGATGGAGCGCCTCTTCGCCGACCTCCCCGAAGCGATCGAGAACGCCGCCGCCATCGCCGCCCGCTGCCGCTCCTTCGACCTCACGCGCGACCTCACCTACGAGTTCCCCGATTACGGATCCGGGGATGGCAAGACGCCGGACGACCTCCTGCGCGAGGTCTGCTACGAGCAGGCCCTGGCGCATTACCGCCCGCCGCTCTCGGACGAGGTCACGCAGCGGCTGGAGAAGGAACTGGAGCTGATCCGGAAGAGCCATCGCGCCGGCTTCTTCCTGCGCCTCTGGGACATCCTGCGCTACGCCCACGAGCGCAACCTGGCCGTGCGCGGCCGCGGCTCCTCCGTCGGCTCGCTGGTCTGCTTCCTCCTCGGCCTCTCCGGCATCGACCCGATCAAGTACAACCTCGCCGTCGAGCGCTTCCTCACCGAAGAGCGCCTCGACTCGGACGTGCCGGACATCGACCTCGACTTCGGCCGCGAGGCGCGGGCAGAGATGTTCCGCCACGTATTCGAGGAGTACGGCACCGAGCGCGCGGCCATGGTCTGCAACTTCATCGAGTACCGCTACCCGAGCGCCATCCGCGACGCCGGCAAGGCCCTCGGGCTTCCGGAGGGCGAGGTCGACAAGGTCGCGAAGATGATGCGCGGCCGCTTCGCCGGCAAGTTCGAGGACGAACTGGCGTCCCTGCCAGAGTTCGCCTCGCGCGCGGGCTCCCAGATCTGGCGCGACCTGGTATCGATCGTGCGTGAACTGCTCGGCCTGCCGCGGCACCTCAGCCAGCACTCGGGCGGCATCATCATCTCGACGACACGCATCGACGAGCAGGTGCCAGTCGAAGCGGCGGCCATGGAGGGCCGCTACATCTGTCAGTGGGACAAGGACTCGGTCGCCGACGCCGGCTTCATCAAGCTTGACCTCCTCGGCTACCCCAGCCTGGACCAGCTCGAGCGCGGCCTGCGCTACATCCGCGAGCGCTACGGCCGCGTCATCCACCAGAAAGACATCCGCCTGGACGACCCCGAGGTCTACCGGATGATCCAGGAGGCGGACGTCCTGGGCATCGTCCAGATCCAGTCGCGGGCGCAGATCCAGGTGCTGCTGCGCATCAAGGTCGCCCGCATCGAGGACCTGATCGTGCAGGTCGCACTGATCCGCCCCGGGCCGATCCAGGGCGGCGCCGTGCACCCTTACATCGCCCGTTGTCTGGGCCAGGAGCCGGTCACCTACGACCACCCCTCGCTCGAGCCGGTGCTTTCGGAGACGAAGGGCGTATTCGTCTTCCAGGAACAGGTGATCCAGGCCGCGATGCGCGTCGCCGGCTTCAGCAGCGGCAAGGCAGAGGACCTGCGCCGGGCGATGAGCCGCAAACGCTCGCGCGAAGCGATGGAGCGCCTGCGCCAGGAGTTCATGGATGGCGCCATCGCAAACGGAGTGGCGCCGGAAACGGCGGCGACGATCTACGAGAAGATCCTCGCCTTCGCCTCCTTCGGCTTCCCGAAGTCGCACGCGGCGGCGATGGCAGTGACCGCCTATCACGTCGCCTGGCTGAAGCGCTATTACCCTTCGGAGTTCTACTGCGCCCTCCTCAACGAGCAGCCCATGGGCTTCTACAGCCCCGAGGTCATCGCCAACGACGCCCGCCGTCACCAGATCGAGATCAGGGGCGTCGACGTCAACCGCAGCGCCGTCGAGTGCACGATCGAAGACGACGACCTCGGCGATTCGCGCGGCGCGGTGCGCCTCGGCTACCGCTACGTGAAGGGGCTGGCGAAGGCGGCCTGGGAGAGGCTGGAGGAGGCCGCGAAGCAGGGGCCGTACCGCTCGCTCTGGGACTTCTGGCGGCGCACGGGGCTGGGGCGGGAAGCGATCGAGAACCTGATACGCGTCGGCGCCTTCGCCTGGACGGGCCTGCACGAGCGTGAGCTCCTGTGGCAGCTCGGCGCCTTCTATCAGCCGCTGGACGCGCAGTTGCCGCTGGACATCACGGACGCCGAAGCGGTGCCGGACTTGCGGGAGATGGACGCCGAAGAGCGCATCGTCGCCGACTTCACCCTATCCGGCATCGCCGTGCGCGGACGGTTGATGGACCTCGTGCGGCCGCACCTGCACGAGGGCATCACCACGAGCGGCCGCCTGCAGCGCCTGAAGCAAGGCGACAGAGTGACGGTGGCGGGACTGGTGGCGGTGCGGCAGGCGCCGGAGACGGCGAAGGGCTTCGTCTTCCACACCCTGGAGGACTACGAGGGGCTGGTGAACATCATCACCTCCCCGCGCCTGGTGCCGAAGTACCGGCGGCTAATCGAGCGCGCCCCGGCGCTGATCGTGCACGGCCGCATCGAGCGCGAGGAGCGCTCCGTCAACGTCATCGCCGAGCGCTTCGAAGCGCTGCCGATCACCTCCCATGCCGAGCGCCGCGTCCACAGCTTCGGCTAAGGCCCCGCCGGGACTGCCGACAAAGGGGTCATCACGACGCCACACGGAGCAAAGCACTGACGCACGAGGACGTCATTGCGAGCCCGATAGGGCGAAGCAAGCTTTGGCGGCGCCATCGCGTGCAGCGGCCTCGGACGGGTGCTGACGCCAGGGATTGCTTCGGGCTCGCGCCCTCGCAATGACGGGGGCGCACGAGGGCGTCATTGCGAGCCCGATAGGGCGAACCAAGCTTTGGCGGCCCCTTCGCGTGCAGCGGCCCCTCGGACGGGTGCTGACGCCAGGGGTTGCTCCGGGCTGGCGCCCTCGCCATGACGGGGGCGCACGAGGACGTCATTGCGAGCCCGATAGGGCGAAGCAAGCTTTGGCGGCCCCATCGCGTGCAGCGGCCCCTCGGACGGGTGCTGACGCCAGGGGTTGCTTCGGGCTGGCGCCCTCGCAATGACGGGTCGCACGGCGTCATTGCGAGCCCGATAGGGCGAAGCAAGCTTTGGCGGCCCCATCGCGCACTTCAGGCTCGCGTCTCGCATGACGCTCCCGGGGCCTTCGCCGGTACCCTTGTCCTCCTAACCGCTGCCCGGGCCTATCACCCCGCCGCCGGCGGCATCAGGACCGTCTCCGCCGCCCGCCACATATACCAGGAGCCGACGGACCGGTACGGTCGCCAGCGCTCCCCGATCTCCGCCGCCTGCTTTGGCGTCGGCGTAGCTTCGAGGCCATACGCGGCCCGCATGCCATTGCGGACGCCCAGGTCGCCCACCGGCAGGATGTCCGGGCGCGCGAGGTGGAACATCAGGAACATGTGCGCCGTCCAGACGCCGATGCCCTTCACCGCCGTCAGGCGCTCGATCACCTCTTCGTCCGAAAGCTCATCGATGCGGTCGAAGTTGAGCCGCCCCTCGACGATGTGCGTCGCCAGGTCGCGGATGTAGCCGGCCTTCTGCCTGGACACGCCGGCGGCGCGGAACTGCTCCTCCGTCGTCGCGAGAACCTCCTGCGGCGATGGCATCCGCCCCTCCGGGCCATACAGGGCGAGCCACCTGCGCATGATCGCCCGCGCCGCGTTTCCGGCCAGCTGCTGGAACAGGATCGAGGTCATCAGGCGCGCGTAAGGGTCGGGAGAGACCCTCGGCGCATAGGGCCCGTGCCGGTCGATCAGCCCGCCGACAACGGGGTCGACGCCGCGGAGGTGCGCGGCCGCATCCTCGAACGAGAACGGCGCGTTCAGGGCTTCGCCCCCACCCCGGCCAGGAGGCGCTCGTAGAACTCGTCCAGCCACTCCTGACAGGGCTTTACCAGCTGCGGCTTCGGCGCCAACGGCACCCAGTACAGGTGGAAGTCATGGGCGCCGTTTTCCAGCACCCGCCACCTGGCGGGTGCGCCGGACGGGGCGCGGAAGTGATAGAACCGGCGCTCCTGCGCCTGGTAGAGGTCAGCTTCCCGGGCCCAGCCCTCGAAGCGGGCGTACACCAGCCCGCCGGGGTCCTCCAGGTCTTCTTCGGCGTAGACAATGCGGGCAAAGCCCTGGCGCCGCTCGACTACGCCGACGTTCAGGGCACGCCCGAGCTTCCAGCGCGTCCGCTCCGCGTCCGCCGCCGGTCCCGCCAGGAGCTCGACCTCGCGGCGCAGGACACTCCACGAGCCCGTGAGGTCGTAGGTCCGCGCGCCCAGGTAAGCGGCGAGCTCCAGGTCCGGCAGGCCCGTCTCCTCGCGCACCTCGCGCCGGGCGCCTTCCTCGAAGCTCTCGCCGTCCTCCACCGTGCCCGCCGGCACTTGCACGCCGGAGCGGGAGTGCCAGAAGACAAGCAGTTCGGCGCCGGCTCCCTCGCCGCGCGTTACGAAGCAGGTGACCTTGCGTTGCGCGTCCACGAGGAGCCATCATATCGCGCCCGTGTGGCGGCCGGTGTTGACGCGCCTCACGGCGGCTAGTGGAATAGGCCCCATCGAAAGGAGGCCTGTATGTTCACCGCGCCCAATTACGACACTGGCATCAGCAAGTGGCTATGGTTCGCGGCGGTGCTCGAGCTCAGCCTGGCCGCGGTCTTCATCGTCGTCGGCGTCATCGAGCCCGAGCTGCGCTTCGGGTTCCTTTTGACCGGCGGCATCCTGGTCGCGGTAGGCGCCGGGCTCATCGCCTGGGCGCGCAGCTGGGCGAAGCGGGCGGCGCAGGTGAGCCAGCTCAAGGCCGAGGGCATTTCCGGCCAGGCGACGATCCTGAGCATGCGCCAGACCGGCGTCTACCTGAACAATCAGCCCCAGATCGAGCTCGACCTCCAGATCGAAACCTTCGGCCACGGCTCCTACCGGGCGACGACGACCGAGTACGTGCCGCTGATGCTGCTCGGCGCCCTGACCAGTGGTGCGCCGCTGCCCGTGAAGGTGGACCGCCGCGACCGCCAGAACTTCGTCATCGAATGGGAGGCCGTCGGCAGCGCCGCCGGCATGCAGGCAGTCCCGGCCCAGGCATGGCAGAAGGCCCTGGGCGATGCCGTGGCGGCTTTCGAGCGCGACAACGCCTCCTCCCAGGCAGCACGCGAGGCCGAGAAGCAGCGCATCCTGGCGACCGGCATCGAGGGCAAGGCCACGGTGCTCTCGGCCACGCCGACCGGCCAGATCGACGCCCAGGGCCGGCCCGTTTACGACTTCGTGCTGAGGATCGAAGTCCCAGGGCGGCCGCCGATGCAGGGCCCAGCCAGGGCCGGCGTCCCGCCGGAGCGCGCCGGCCAGATGGAGCCCGGCGACACCGTGCCCCTCAAGGTCGACCGCGACAACCCGGCCTCCATGGCCATCGACTGGGAGAGGGCCTGGGAACTCCGCACCTGACACAGCCCTGGACTTGCCGGCTGCGGACTCTGGCAGACTGGCAGTCAACCGCATATAATTGCAGCTACCACGAGAAGCATGAGCCAGGGGCAGCCGATCCCATGAGTTGCGAGACTGAGACCGCCGCCGCATTGCGGAACAGCGGCCAGAAGGTGACGCCACAGCGCATGCTGGTGCTCTGCGCCGTGCGCCACAGGCCCCACCACGTCACCGCTGGCGAGGTCCTCGAGGACGTGAAGCGCGCCTATCCCTACATCGACATCTCCACCGTGTACCGGACGCTGAACGCCGCCCGTGACTTGCGCCTGGTGAACGAGCTGTACCGCGCCGGCGGCGATACCGAGTACGAGTGGGTCGGTGGCGACCGCCACCACCACCTGATCTGCCGCTCCTGCGGCTCCGAGACGCGGCTGGATGACAGCTACCTGGAGAGCATCTCGATGGCGCTGCTCGCGGACCACGGCTTCGAGGCCGACCTCGACCACTTCGCCATCACCGGGCTGTGCGCGCGTTGCCGCGCGGCGGCCGAAGGCGTCTCCGCTTAGAGGCTCGACCCCGCTGGCTCGAGGGAGGTGACCGAATGGAGACGGGCTTGATGGTTCTTCTCGCTTCAGGCGTCGGTGGCGTGGGCGTCTACACTGCCGCTCTCGCGCTCGGCATCCGTCACGGGATCGACTGGGACCACATCGCCGCCATCACCGACATAACCAGCACCACGGCCGGTGTCGAGGAGGAGCATGAAACCTGGCTGATCGCCGAGCCGGGAGTGATGCTTACGGACGAGAGCCATCACGCCGTGCACGGCCCGCATGACCACGAGGACGAAGCCCATCCTGTCATCGACGGCGACGACGTGCCTCATAGTCACGGTGAGCACTACGAGCCCGCTGCGGCCCTCGCCGGTGGCGGGGGCGGCGGCGTGGCCGTGATGGCGAGGCCCGCCGCAAAGCCCGTGCTCGCGCAGCAGCGCGCTGCGCTTCTCTACGGCAGCCTGTACGCCCTCGGGCACGGCGCCGTCGTCGTCCTCCTGGGCATGGCAGCCATCCTGGCGTCCGAGTTCCTTCCCTCCTGGATCGACCCCGTGATGGAGCGCGTAGTCGGCGTCACGCTGATTTTCCTCTCCCTTTACCTCTTCTACTCGCTCTATCGCTTCTTCCGCGGCGGGGGTGAATTCCGCTTGCGCAGCCGCTGGATGCTCGTCTTTGCCGGCGTCGCGAACGCCTGGCACTGGGTCCGCTCTCGAATCGGCCCGCACGAGCACGTCCACGTGCACGCCGTGCAGACGTATGGCGCGCGCACTTCCTTCGGCATCGGCCTGATCCACGGCATCGGCGCCGAGACCGGAACCCAGGCTCTCGTGATCGCGACCGCCGTCGGCGCGACCAGTCAGCTCACGGGCGTCCTGGCCCTGCTGGCCTTCGTGCTGGGCTTGTTGATCTCGAACTCCTTCGTGACCGTCGTCTCCGCCTACGGCTTCATTTCGGCTCAGAAACGGCAGTGGATCTACGTCGCCGTCGGCTTCATCGCCGCCGTCTTCAGCCTAGTCATCGGTCTCGTCTTCCTCGGCGCCTCGACCGGCGTCCTGCCCGACCTCGACCGCTTCGTGCGCTGGATCGGCGGGCCTGCGGACTAGGGCGCCAGCTCGGCGAGGTCCGCAATCGACTTGCAGGGCCAGGCCTTTCAGCCTGGCCCTGGCCTTCCGCACAGGTGAGTCGAAGGCTGACCCTTCAGCCGGCCGCGGCCACGCGCTCAGTCGCCCGAGGGCCTTGCGAATGTTCCGGCGCCTCTCCCTTATGCTTTACCTGAGATGTACTACCCTCAGGAGCCGAAGGAGCCCTCCGGCTGCATGCAGACCCTGATCATCACGAGGGTCATCTTCGGGATGCTGGCTTTGCCCATGGCTATCATCGGCGGGGCCATGGCCGCCCTGGTGATCACCTTCTACACCTTCACGGTGAGCCCGCCCCTGGCCCTCATCCCGCTCGCCATCAGCGTCCTCGCCGTGCTCGCCTTCGCCCGCTGGGAGCAAAGGCGCATCC of the Dehalococcoidia bacterium genome contains:
- a CDS encoding error-prone DNA polymerase: MDARHPLHAGYMMGWGHYGHHGGRPTPDLPRPEARAESRYVELHCHSAFSLHEGTSLPAELVDRAKALGYRALALTDHDSLAGAMQFAQQAKLQGVQAVIGAEVTLEGGAHLTLLAETPRGYANISRLISRANLNSPRGQPRVRFEWLPEHAEGVIALSGCRKGEVAALAERGEVATARQKVALYRDIFGRDGFFIELQRNLAYEDEARNEALAGLARESRLGIVATNNVHYDVRERHRVHDVLIAVREHKTLEDARPYLRPNSEFYLKPPAEMERLFADLPEAIENAAAIAARCRSFDLTRDLTYEFPDYGSGDGKTPDDLLREVCYEQALAHYRPPLSDEVTQRLEKELELIRKSHRAGFFLRLWDILRYAHERNLAVRGRGSSVGSLVCFLLGLSGIDPIKYNLAVERFLTEERLDSDVPDIDLDFGREARAEMFRHVFEEYGTERAAMVCNFIEYRYPSAIRDAGKALGLPEGEVDKVAKMMRGRFAGKFEDELASLPEFASRAGSQIWRDLVSIVRELLGLPRHLSQHSGGIIISTTRIDEQVPVEAAAMEGRYICQWDKDSVADAGFIKLDLLGYPSLDQLERGLRYIRERYGRVIHQKDIRLDDPEVYRMIQEADVLGIVQIQSRAQIQVLLRIKVARIEDLIVQVALIRPGPIQGGAVHPYIARCLGQEPVTYDHPSLEPVLSETKGVFVFQEQVIQAAMRVAGFSSGKAEDLRRAMSRKRSREAMERLRQEFMDGAIANGVAPETAATIYEKILAFASFGFPKSHAAAMAVTAYHVAWLKRYYPSEFYCALLNEQPMGFYSPEVIANDARRHQIEIRGVDVNRSAVECTIEDDDLGDSRGAVRLGYRYVKGLAKAAWERLEEAAKQGPYRSLWDFWRRTGLGREAIENLIRVGAFAWTGLHERELLWQLGAFYQPLDAQLPLDITDAEAVPDLREMDAEERIVADFTLSGIAVRGRLMDLVRPHLHEGITTSGRLQRLKQGDRVTVAGLVAVRQAPETAKGFVFHTLEDYEGLVNIITSPRLVPKYRRLIERAPALIVHGRIEREERSVNVIAERFEALPITSHAERRVHSFG
- a CDS encoding DNA-3-methyladenine glycosylase yields the protein MAGRVLRAPPGRGGGEALNAPFSFEDAAAHLRGVDPVVGGLIDRHGPYAPRVSPDPYARLMTSILFQQLAGNAARAIMRRWLALYGPEGRMPSPQEVLATTEEQFRAAGVSRQKAGYIRDLATHIVEGRLNFDRIDELSDEEVIERLTAVKGIGVWTAHMFLMFHLARPDILPVGDLGVRNGMRAAYGLEATPTPKQAAEIGERWRPYRSVGSWYMWRAAETVLMPPAAG
- a CDS encoding NUDIX domain-containing protein, translating into MDAQRKVTCFVTRGEGAGAELLVFWHSRSGVQVPAGTVEDGESFEEGARREVREETGLPDLELAAYLGARTYDLTGSWSVLRREVELLAGPAADAERTRWKLGRALNVGVVERRQGFARIVYAEEDLEDPGGLVYARFEGWAREADLYQAQERRFYHFRAPSGAPARWRVLENGAHDFHLYWVPLAPKPQLVKPCQEWLDEFYERLLAGVGAKP
- a CDS encoding transcriptional repressor codes for the protein MSCETETAAALRNSGQKVTPQRMLVLCAVRHRPHHVTAGEVLEDVKRAYPYIDISTVYRTLNAARDLRLVNELYRAGGDTEYEWVGGDRHHHLICRSCGSETRLDDSYLESISMALLADHGFEADLDHFAITGLCARCRAAAEGVSA